Genomic DNA from Paucilactobacillus hokkaidonensis JCM 18461:
CAAGGTAACCGTAACGTTGTGTAAGCCAAACCTGATTGCTCCAGAATTTGGTCTGACTTCAATGCTGACGACAAGCCTTTACCAATCATTTGTTTGTTCCAATCACCATAGGCTCCTGGTACTTCATCATAAATTCCTAACACATTCGTATAAATTACCCGTTTTACCCCGGTTGATTTCATCGCATCTACAACGTTTTGGGTTTGATGGTTGTCACTAGTGTGATCCACCACTCCAACAAAAACAATATCCTGACCATCAACCGCTTGCTTCAGATCATCTAGACTATCCAAACTTCCTTCAACCAATGTTACCCGCGAATTATTCGCTAGGCTAGCTAACCGTGATTTATTTCGCAAGAATAGGGTTAAATGAACATCAGCATACTTATCTTCATTCAAGATACGCCCTTCAATTAACTGTGAAATCTGCCCATTAGCCGCAATAATT
This window encodes:
- a CDS encoding NAD(P)H-binding protein, whose translation is MTKNVLIIAANGQISQLIEGRILNEDKYADVHLTLFLRNKSRLASLANNSRVTLVEGSLDSLDDLKQAVDGQDIVFVGVVDHTSDNHQTQNVVDAMKSTGVKRVIYTNVLGIYDEVPGAYGDWNKQMIGKGLSSALKSDQILEQSGLAYTTLRLPWLNDREVKYEITHKNESYVGVSGSRKSIADVVLRIIADSEFLNDDSVGIADPATQGEDRPVY